TTCAAAGGGCTGATCGCCCAGTACAACAAGGAACACCCCGACGTCCACGTCACCGATCTGTACTCCAGCAACGACCTGGTGCTGCAGAAGGTGCTGACGGCCGTGCGGGGCGGCAGCGCCCCGGATGTCGCCTACATGTTCGGTTCGTGGTCGCCGAACATCGCGAAGATCCCTCAGGTGGTGGACATGTCCGACGTGGTGTCCCAGTCGGATTGGAACTGGGACGACTTCTACCCGGCCGAGCGGGAGGCCGCGACCGTCGGCGACAAGATCGTCGGCATCCCGGCACTGGTCGACAACCTCGCCATCGTCTACAACAAGAAGCTGTTCGCCGACGCCGGTGTCGCGCCGCCGAACGCGAACTGGACCTGGGACGACTTCCGCACGGCCGCAGCGAAACTCACCGATTCCGCGAAGGGTCAGTACGGTTGGCTGATCCCCGCCGACGGCAGTGAGGACACCGTCTGGCACTACATCCCGATGCTGTGGGAGGCCGGCGGCGACATCCTGACGCCGGACAACGAGCGGGCCGCCTTCAACTCCGAAGCCGGTGTCACCTCGCTCACGATGCTGCAGGACATGGCCGTCACCGACAAGTCGCTGTACCTGGACACCACCAACGAGAACGGGCCGAAGCTG
This region of Mycolicibacterium goodii genomic DNA includes:
- a CDS encoding ABC transporter substrate-binding protein: MIRRWMCLAVVTALACLLTACGGGGSSSSGPIEIAVWHGYQDTEGEAFKGLIAQYNKEHPDVHVTDLYSSNDLVLQKVLTAVRGGSAPDVAYMFGSWSPNIAKIPQVVDMSDVVSQSDWNWDDFYPAEREAATVGDKIVGIPALVDNLAIVYNKKLFADAGVAPPNANWTWDDFRTAAAKLTDSAKGQYGWLIPADGSEDTVWHYIPMLWEAGGDILTPDNERAAFNSEAGVTSLTMLQDMAVTDKSLYLDTTNENGPKLMNSGKVGMLITGPWDLSQLSDIDYGVQVMPTFAGSSGAHQTISGPDNWVVFNNGDKRKQASIDFVKWLTAPEQVKAFSLQTGDLPTRHSVGDDQAFRDQLDQKLPGSAVFVENLNNAKKARPAVEQYPAISEALGQAIVAVMLGKEQPAAALNSAAEATDSALAGK